One genomic segment of Nonomuraea coxensis DSM 45129 includes these proteins:
- a CDS encoding SDR family NAD(P)-dependent oxidoreductase: MTRAALSGRTAIVVGAGDGAGAAVAYALSRAGAGVVLAARPGPALTALAAGIVAVGGQAVAVPADVGSRASMRRLVEQTLGAFGRLDIAVNQLRARELSVAMTYQLAAMRRAGGGHVVNLATSAAARTAVAELTWTAAQEHACSGVRIDVMAGAPGGSAEQVADAVVRWCSGDSP; this comes from the coding sequence GTGACGCGAGCAGCGTTGAGCGGCCGCACCGCCATCGTCGTCGGCGCCGGCGACGGGGCCGGCGCCGCCGTGGCGTACGCGCTGAGCCGGGCCGGCGCCGGCGTGGTCCTCGCCGCCCGCCCGGGCCCCGCTCTGACGGCGCTGGCCGCGGGCATCGTCGCGGTGGGAGGCCAGGCGGTGGCCGTCCCGGCGGACGTCGGCAGCCGGGCCTCGATGCGGCGGCTCGTCGAGCAGACCCTGGGCGCGTTCGGCCGGCTCGACATCGCCGTCAACCAGCTCCGGGCACGTGAGCTGTCCGTGGCGATGACCTACCAGCTCGCCGCCATGCGGCGCGCGGGCGGCGGTCACGTCGTCAATCTGGCGACGAGTGCCGCCGCGCGGACCGCGGTGGCGGAGCTGACGTGGACGGCGGCGCAGGAGCACGCCTGCTCCGGCGTCCGGATCGACGTCATGGCGGGGGCGCCGGGCGGGAGCGCTGAGCAGGTCGCGGACGCCGTCGTACGGTGGTGCTCCGGCGACAGCCCCTGA
- a CDS encoding MFS transporter: MSSADIDDARRAGPRQWAGLVVLVLPALLLFMMLTILFLAIPQLAADLKPSSTQTLWIIDIYGFLMAGLLVTMGTLGDRIGHRRLLISGAAVFAVVSLIAANTSDPALMIVWRALLGVAAATQMPATLGLIFSTFTDPRQRGIAVGIWSGGISVGTGLGPVIGGALLEAFSWRAAFLVAVPVMAVVAIGAPLLLPNPRNPAAGRPDLFSVLLSLATLLPIVYGVKELARPDSLGPALLGIALGLAFGAWFLVRQLRLPEPLLDVRLFANRAVGGALGVFLLAATALGGIYLLFTQYLQLVEGLSPLRAGLWVLPGAALLVVVSTLSPVLVRRVRPGHLIAAGLAVQVIGYLMLTQVDVAGGLPLLVAGFMVLYPAVAPSMALTTNLVVGSVPPQKAGAASGLATTCSDLGISLGIAVIGSIGAVVYRSQAATTLPGDLPSEAAAASRDSLDGAVSAAQGLPADVAAAVLASAREAFAGGLNVAAVVAAVVAAGAAILALLQLRHIPPTG, encoded by the coding sequence ATGTCATCCGCGGACATCGACGACGCCAGGCGCGCCGGGCCCAGACAGTGGGCCGGCCTGGTGGTGCTGGTCCTCCCCGCCCTGTTGCTGTTCATGATGCTCACCATCCTGTTCCTGGCCATCCCCCAACTGGCCGCGGACCTGAAGCCGAGCAGCACCCAAACGTTGTGGATCATCGACATCTACGGCTTCCTGATGGCCGGCCTCCTGGTCACCATGGGCACCTTGGGAGACCGCATCGGCCACCGCCGGCTGCTGATCTCCGGCGCCGCCGTCTTCGCCGTCGTGTCGCTGATCGCCGCCAACACCTCCGACCCCGCCTTGATGATCGTCTGGCGGGCGCTGCTGGGCGTCGCCGCGGCCACCCAGATGCCCGCCACCCTCGGCCTGATCTTCAGCACGTTCACCGACCCGCGGCAACGGGGCATCGCGGTCGGCATCTGGTCGGGAGGCATCTCCGTCGGCACCGGCCTCGGCCCGGTGATCGGCGGGGCGTTGCTGGAGGCGTTCTCCTGGCGGGCGGCCTTCCTGGTCGCGGTGCCCGTCATGGCCGTCGTGGCGATCGGCGCCCCGCTGCTGCTGCCCAACCCCCGCAACCCGGCGGCCGGCCGCCCGGACCTGTTCAGCGTGCTGCTGTCGCTGGCGACCCTGCTGCCGATCGTCTACGGCGTCAAGGAACTGGCCAGGCCGGACTCGCTCGGGCCGGCGCTGCTCGGCATCGCGCTCGGGCTGGCGTTCGGCGCCTGGTTCCTCGTCCGCCAGCTCCGCCTGCCCGAGCCGCTGCTCGACGTGCGGCTGTTCGCCAACCGCGCGGTCGGCGGCGCGCTCGGCGTCTTCCTGCTCGCCGCGACCGCGCTCGGCGGCATCTACCTGCTGTTCACCCAGTACCTGCAGCTCGTCGAGGGGCTCTCGCCGCTGCGGGCGGGGCTCTGGGTGCTGCCGGGCGCGGCCCTGCTGGTGGTGGTCTCCACGCTCTCACCCGTCCTGGTACGGCGCGTCCGCCCCGGCCACCTGATCGCCGCCGGGCTGGCCGTGCAGGTGATCGGTTACCTGATGCTCACCCAGGTCGACGTCGCGGGCGGGCTGCCGCTCCTGGTCGCCGGCTTCATGGTGCTCTATCCCGCCGTCGCGCCGTCCATGGCGCTGACCACCAACCTCGTCGTCGGCTCGGTGCCGCCGCAGAAGGCGGGGGCGGCTTCCGGACTGGCCACCACCTGCAGCGACCTGGGCATCTCGCTCGGCATCGCCGTCATCGGCAGCATCGGCGCCGTCGTCTACCGGTCCCAGGCCGCCACCACCCTGCCCGGCGACCTGCCGTCCGAGGCCGCCGCGGCCAGCCGGGACAGTCTCGACGGGGCGGTGTCGGCGGCGCAGGGGCTCCCGGCCGACGTCGCCGCGGCGGTGCTCGCTTCCGCCCGCGAGGCGTTCGCCGGCGGGCTCAACGTGGCGGCCGTCGTCGCGGCGGTCGTCGCGGCCGGCGCCGCGATCCTGGCGCTCCTCCAGCTCCGTCACATCCCGCCCACCGGCTGA
- a CDS encoding pyridoxamine 5'-phosphate oxidase family protein: MPAPTPVAELLFSDADATPMSTDATTVKPWAQALACLRQARKAWLSTVRPDGRPHAMPLMPVWADESVCFATRPGSRKGRNLAHSGHCVLTVAGPDLDLVLEGTAVPVLDPARQREVADAFLATYGWPLSPRGGRVHDDGLPGSPEYGFYRITPLRAYGYGSDGLTATRWRF, from the coding sequence ATGCCCGCACCGACACCCGTCGCCGAACTGCTGTTCAGCGACGCCGACGCGACCCCGATGAGCACCGACGCGACGACCGTGAAACCCTGGGCCCAGGCCCTTGCCTGCCTGCGGCAGGCGCGGAAAGCCTGGCTGTCCACCGTGCGGCCCGACGGACGCCCGCACGCCATGCCGCTGATGCCGGTCTGGGCCGATGAGAGCGTGTGCTTCGCCACCCGGCCCGGCTCCCGCAAAGGCAGGAACCTCGCCCACAGCGGCCACTGCGTTCTCACCGTCGCCGGCCCCGATCTCGACCTCGTCCTCGAAGGCACGGCCGTCCCCGTCCTCGACCCGGCGCGGCAGCGGGAGGTGGCCGACGCCTTCCTGGCCACGTACGGGTGGCCCTTGTCGCCGCGCGGCGGCCGCGTCCACGACGACGGCCTGCCCGGCTCACCGGAGTACGGTTTCTACCGGATCACGCCGCTCCGGGCCTACGGCTACGGCTCCGACGGCCTGACCGCGACCCGCTGGCGCTTCTGA
- a CDS encoding saccharopine dehydrogenase NADP-binding domain-containing protein, with product MSTVLILGGYGAVGREAALALAGRPGTNVIVAGRNPDRARPIAGVTSVRVDAADPADLTRSLEGVTTVLMCAEIGNAVVARTCLERGIGYVDVSASPDVLAAIEELDGLAAAHGATAALSVGLVPGVSNLLARVVAERSPESGTRIGVLLGSGEQHGSAAIAWTLDGLGVLEGSWPMDFPEPYGARTVHRFPFSDQYTLPRTIGVPSARTGLCLDSRLFTTLLAAARRPAVARLLRRPRVRELLLRALANIHIGSDGFAVTVSAGAAQVSFSGHSQSRATGRVAALLVRHLPGLPAGVRHIEQLVDPIAFLTGLAADGFVLDVDG from the coding sequence ATGAGCACCGTTCTCATCCTCGGCGGATACGGTGCGGTCGGCCGCGAGGCCGCCCTGGCCCTGGCGGGACGTCCCGGCACGAACGTGATCGTCGCCGGGCGCAATCCGGACCGGGCCCGGCCGATCGCCGGTGTGACGTCGGTTCGCGTGGACGCCGCCGACCCCGCTGACCTGACCAGGTCGCTGGAGGGCGTCACGACGGTGCTCATGTGCGCCGAGATCGGCAACGCCGTCGTCGCCCGCACCTGCCTGGAGCGCGGCATCGGCTATGTCGACGTGTCGGCCTCCCCTGACGTGCTGGCCGCGATCGAGGAGCTGGACGGTCTCGCCGCGGCGCACGGCGCGACCGCCGCCCTCAGCGTCGGTCTCGTTCCCGGCGTCAGCAACCTGCTGGCACGCGTGGTCGCCGAGCGGTCGCCGGAGAGCGGGACGCGCATCGGCGTGCTGCTCGGTTCGGGGGAGCAGCACGGCTCGGCGGCGATCGCCTGGACGCTGGACGGGCTGGGCGTGCTCGAAGGCTCGTGGCCGATGGACTTCCCCGAGCCGTACGGTGCTCGTACCGTGCACCGCTTCCCCTTCTCCGACCAGTACACGCTGCCCCGGACGATCGGTGTGCCGTCCGCCCGCACGGGTCTGTGCCTGGACTCCCGCCTGTTCACCACGCTGCTGGCCGCCGCCCGGCGGCCCGCCGTCGCGCGGCTGCTGCGCCGTCCCCGGGTTCGGGAGCTGCTGCTCAGGGCGCTGGCGAACATTCACATCGGAAGCGACGGTTTCGCCGTGACGGTCAGCGCCGGCGCGGCTCAGGTGTCCTTCAGCGGGCACTCGCAGAGTCGCGCGACCGGTCGCGTGGCCGCGCTGCTCGTCCGCCACCTGCCGGGGCTGCCGGCCGGCGTGCGGCACATCGAGCAACTGGTGGACCCGATCGCCTTCCTGACCGGACTGGCCGCCGACGGGTTCGTCCTCGACGTCGATGGCTGA
- a CDS encoding RNA polymerase subunit sigma-70, which translates to MADDEDAFGRLVERHQREIQVHCYRMLGSFEEAQDLAQETFLRAWRARGTFRGESTSRAWLYRIATNACLDFLDRQRRRPLTRERVDGQEPPAEIPWLQPYPDHLLAVGASGAGEPDAAVIGRETIELAFLAAVQHLSPRQRAVLILRDVLGWPAKETAAQLGSSVESVKSALKRARSILRAQLPPQRLGWSPSRVPTESERELLRRLMDAHDRTDAAAFAKLLSDDVRMIMPPLPYWFAGRDAVAAFAAQAFGPGSPLSGGQWRSVITGANLQPALAAYFCGPGEREYRPQALNVLRIEHGRIAEITVFEPRLFAAFGLPPVWPADGAPFSEPSPSQ; encoded by the coding sequence GTGGCCGATGACGAGGACGCGTTCGGCCGGCTCGTCGAGCGGCACCAGCGCGAGATACAGGTGCACTGTTACCGGATGCTGGGCTCGTTCGAGGAGGCCCAGGACCTGGCGCAGGAGACGTTCCTGCGGGCCTGGCGGGCCCGCGGGACGTTCCGGGGGGAGTCCACCTCACGGGCGTGGCTCTACAGGATCGCCACGAACGCCTGCCTGGACTTCCTCGATCGGCAACGGCGCCGGCCCCTGACGCGCGAACGTGTGGACGGTCAGGAACCTCCGGCGGAGATTCCCTGGCTGCAGCCGTACCCGGACCACCTGCTGGCCGTCGGCGCGTCCGGTGCCGGGGAGCCGGACGCCGCCGTCATCGGCAGGGAGACCATCGAACTGGCGTTCCTGGCCGCCGTCCAGCATCTGTCCCCCCGGCAGCGGGCGGTGCTGATCCTGCGCGACGTACTCGGCTGGCCGGCCAAGGAGACCGCCGCACAACTCGGCAGCAGCGTCGAATCCGTCAAGAGCGCCCTGAAACGGGCACGGTCCATCCTGCGTGCCCAGCTTCCGCCGCAGCGGCTCGGGTGGTCGCCCTCAAGGGTTCCGACCGAGAGCGAGCGCGAACTGCTGCGACGTCTCATGGACGCCCATGACCGGACGGACGCCGCCGCCTTCGCGAAGTTGCTGAGCGATGACGTGCGGATGATCATGCCGCCGCTGCCGTACTGGTTCGCCGGCCGGGACGCGGTCGCGGCCTTCGCCGCGCAGGCGTTCGGCCCTGGCTCGCCGTTGTCCGGCGGACAGTGGCGCAGCGTGATCACGGGAGCGAACCTCCAGCCCGCGCTGGCCGCCTACTTTTGCGGGCCGGGCGAGCGCGAGTACCGCCCCCAGGCGCTCAACGTGCTGAGGATCGAGCACGGGCGGATCGCCGAGATCACGGTCTTCGAGCCGAGGCTGTTCGCCGCCTTCGGGCTGCCCCCCGTGTGGCCGGCGGACGGTGCCCCCTTCTCGGAGCCTTCTCCGTCTCAATAG
- a CDS encoding heavy-metal-associated domain-containing protein, whose product MITVAYSLVAYRITGLSPETCDHCLAAIKSELIQVPGIVGVEVDPAEGRVGILTDGPVREEQVHAAVEAAGWT is encoded by the coding sequence TTGATCACCGTTGCCTACAGCCTCGTCGCCTATCGCATCACCGGCCTGTCCCCGGAGACATGCGATCACTGCCTGGCCGCCATCAAGTCGGAGCTCATCCAGGTGCCGGGAATCGTCGGCGTGGAGGTCGATCCGGCTGAGGGGCGGGTCGGCATCCTGACCGATGGCCCTGTCCGCGAGGAGCAGGTCCACGCGGCCGTGGAAGCGGCCGGGTGGACCTGA
- a CDS encoding response regulator transcription factor yields MLIYDRHVAVVQADPESLQAGAVLIRGGTVVKSLAAIYDYCWTTASEPEDVPRSADAVSLTEQQLAVLRMLAAGAKDSAIARSMGVSTRTIIRLVGELTAVLGASSRFQAGVRAARLGWLDPG; encoded by the coding sequence ATGCTCATCTACGACCGTCACGTCGCCGTCGTACAGGCCGATCCAGAGTCCCTGCAGGCCGGCGCCGTGCTGATTCGCGGCGGCACCGTGGTGAAATCCCTGGCGGCGATCTACGACTACTGCTGGACGACGGCCTCCGAGCCCGAGGACGTGCCACGGTCAGCTGATGCCGTCTCGCTCACCGAGCAGCAACTCGCGGTTCTCCGCATGCTGGCAGCGGGCGCGAAGGACTCCGCCATCGCGCGCAGCATGGGCGTTTCGACGCGGACCATCATCCGTCTCGTCGGCGAGCTGACGGCGGTGCTGGGAGCGAGCAGCCGGTTCCAGGCAGGCGTACGGGCGGCACGACTCGGCTGGCTCGACCCCGGCTGA
- a CDS encoding DUF899 domain-containing protein: protein MTPPPIVSDQEWRRARAALLHKEKQLTRAQDALAAERRRLPMVHVTRTYRFDGPDGPAGLPDLFEGRGQLIVYSFMWHGAGDFCSGCSMFVDNLGHPAHLHARDVSLALVSTGPLAEILPYRRRMGWDIPWYAAPDGAFNHDMGAGDGFALNVFLRDGEDVYRTYTTTSRGVERLGSNWTLLDLTPYGRQEHWEDSPEGRPQSAPYQWWRLHDEYGS from the coding sequence ATGACCCCACCCCCGATCGTCTCCGACCAGGAATGGCGCAGAGCACGGGCCGCGCTGCTGCACAAGGAGAAACAGCTCACGCGCGCCCAGGACGCCCTGGCCGCGGAACGCCGCCGCCTGCCGATGGTCCACGTGACCAGGACCTACCGCTTCGACGGCCCCGACGGCCCCGCCGGCCTGCCGGACCTCTTCGAAGGACGCGGCCAGCTCATCGTGTACTCCTTCATGTGGCACGGAGCCGGCGACTTCTGCTCAGGTTGCTCGATGTTCGTCGACAACCTCGGCCACCCGGCCCACCTGCACGCCCGCGACGTGTCGCTGGCGCTGGTCTCCACCGGGCCCCTGGCCGAGATCCTGCCGTACCGGCGGCGCATGGGCTGGGACATCCCCTGGTACGCCGCCCCGGACGGCGCCTTCAACCACGACATGGGAGCGGGCGACGGCTTCGCCCTGAACGTCTTCCTGCGCGACGGCGAGGACGTCTACCGCACCTACACCACCACCAGCCGGGGCGTCGAACGGCTCGGCAGCAACTGGACCCTCCTCGACCTGACCCCGTACGGACGTCAGGAGCACTGGGAGGACTCCCCTGAAGGCCGGCCGCAGAGCGCCCCCTACCAGTGGTGGCGCCTGCACGACGAGTACGGCTCCTGA
- a CDS encoding AAA family ATPase yields MAAAASVKSPVPANPAPAAAGAGASPGRRVLGRDDELRLLDSLLLHAAQGRGGGAILQGEPGIGKSALLSCAEERAAGFRVLRAVGAEPESDLAYATLHQLLLPVLGRIDGLPGPQAQALDVLFGRTHGAPPDPFLVALSTLSALSLLAGDQPVLCVVDDAHWADQPTLRTLAFVARRLTDEPVVLLLAARADEGHGAELPDLRRVPLMGLDQESATALLGGQRLMGGERSRLLAVTGGNPLALIELAGQPLPPEGTPEPPALHDELRRSFLAKVQARHAGSLPLLQLIAADGSGSLGGFERAAASLRVDTGPLHRAELDELLSYDGTRLVFRHPLIRSAIYHSATAERRTAIHRALAAAFDGPADQHRRAWHLGQAAVGPDERTAEELERSAEQVASRGGPAAAMAALARAAELTADGRRRGRRLWTAAHAALHGGFTARAVELLDRAERELLPDEADRIPLAVMRAIVAEFAGSPEDALNLIRPWVPHVLRLDRRRFAPTVAMYADLGTRTRRSEVWADLAAGLQRIPLDPGDPDDAVLLLLRHAGQARTGQDPATVRWDGAALDALTDPILMTMAGAVARGLGDHELGRRLYHDAGQLARAGGSLGALAWNLEYQAADELARGRLGLAEAHAEEGHQFAVEVGQPSTACRNRGLLALCAAMRGRRDAAELAAGVLAEASQRRLPDAMVHAWRALGLVELAAGRYHDAVRHFEAAGDWDSDAPADLVMGVVPDLVEALVRADARDRAAAATARYEQWGRHTTSPEQAALAARCRALLSTGGTAEAHFAESLRVGTGFPLEHARTHLLLGEHLRRSRQRTQAQRHLRGAAETFRRLGALAWEDRVLGELRAAGESARPHDTGALSTLTPQELRITLAVGEGLTNREIAAQLFLSPRTVDYHLRKVFQKAGIASRAELMRLVLAERPD; encoded by the coding sequence ATGGCCGCGGCCGCATCCGTGAAGTCGCCGGTCCCGGCGAACCCTGCCCCCGCCGCCGCAGGCGCCGGCGCTTCTCCCGGCCGGCGGGTGCTGGGCAGGGACGACGAGCTCCGGCTGCTCGACTCGTTGCTCCTGCACGCCGCCCAGGGCCGCGGCGGCGGGGCGATCCTCCAGGGCGAGCCCGGCATCGGCAAGAGCGCGCTGCTGTCCTGCGCCGAGGAACGCGCCGCCGGCTTCCGGGTGCTGCGCGCGGTCGGCGCCGAGCCGGAGTCCGACCTCGCCTACGCGACGTTGCACCAGCTCCTGCTGCCCGTGCTCGGGCGGATCGACGGGCTGCCTGGCCCGCAGGCGCAGGCCCTGGACGTGCTGTTCGGGCGCACGCACGGAGCGCCGCCGGACCCGTTCCTGGTCGCCCTGTCGACCCTGTCGGCGCTGTCCCTGCTGGCCGGCGACCAGCCGGTGCTGTGCGTCGTCGACGACGCGCACTGGGCGGACCAGCCGACGCTGAGGACCCTGGCGTTCGTCGCCCGCCGCCTGACCGACGAGCCCGTCGTGCTGCTGCTCGCCGCACGGGCCGACGAAGGTCACGGTGCCGAGCTGCCCGACCTGCGCCGCGTCCCGCTCATGGGCCTGGACCAGGAGTCGGCCACGGCGCTGCTGGGCGGGCAGCGGCTGATGGGCGGCGAGCGGAGCCGGCTGCTGGCGGTCACCGGCGGCAACCCGCTGGCCCTGATCGAGCTCGCCGGACAGCCGTTACCTCCGGAGGGCACGCCCGAGCCGCCGGCCTTGCACGACGAGCTGCGGCGGTCGTTCCTGGCCAAGGTCCAGGCGCGGCACGCGGGGTCGTTGCCGCTGCTCCAGCTGATCGCCGCCGACGGCTCCGGCAGCCTCGGCGGCTTCGAGCGAGCCGCCGCGTCGCTGCGGGTGGACACCGGCCCGCTCCATCGCGCCGAGCTCGACGAGCTGCTGTCGTACGACGGGACGCGGCTGGTGTTCCGGCACCCGCTGATCCGGTCCGCGATCTATCACAGCGCCACCGCCGAGCGGCGCACCGCGATCCACCGCGCCCTCGCCGCCGCCTTCGACGGCCCGGCCGACCAGCATCGCCGCGCCTGGCACCTCGGGCAGGCCGCGGTCGGCCCCGACGAGCGGACCGCCGAGGAGCTCGAACGCTCGGCCGAGCAGGTGGCCTCGCGCGGCGGCCCGGCCGCGGCCATGGCCGCGCTGGCGCGAGCGGCCGAGCTCACCGCGGACGGCCGGCGCCGGGGGCGGCGGCTGTGGACGGCCGCGCACGCCGCCCTGCACGGCGGGTTCACCGCCAGGGCCGTGGAGCTGCTCGATCGGGCCGAGCGCGAACTCCTCCCGGACGAGGCGGACCGGATCCCGCTGGCGGTGATGCGCGCCATCGTGGCCGAGTTCGCCGGCTCTCCCGAGGACGCGCTGAACCTCATCCGGCCGTGGGTCCCGCACGTCCTCCGCCTCGACCGGCGGCGTTTCGCCCCGACTGTCGCGATGTACGCCGACCTCGGCACCCGTACCCGCCGCTCCGAGGTCTGGGCCGACCTCGCCGCCGGGCTTCAGCGGATCCCGTTGGACCCCGGCGATCCGGATGACGCGGTGCTGCTGCTCCTGCGCCACGCCGGCCAGGCCCGTACCGGCCAGGACCCCGCCACCGTGCGGTGGGACGGCGCCGCGCTCGACGCGCTCACCGATCCGATCCTGATGACCATGGCCGGCGCCGTGGCGCGCGGGCTCGGTGACCACGAGCTGGGCAGACGCCTGTACCACGACGCCGGGCAGCTCGCGCGCGCCGGCGGGTCACTCGGCGCGCTGGCGTGGAACCTGGAGTATCAGGCCGCTGACGAGCTCGCGCGCGGCAGGCTCGGGCTCGCCGAGGCCCACGCCGAGGAGGGCCACCAGTTCGCCGTCGAGGTGGGCCAGCCGAGCACGGCCTGCCGCAACCGCGGGCTGCTCGCCCTGTGCGCGGCCATGCGCGGCCGCCGGGACGCCGCCGAACTGGCCGCCGGCGTGCTGGCCGAGGCGAGTCAGCGCAGGCTGCCCGACGCGATGGTCCACGCCTGGCGGGCGCTCGGTCTCGTCGAGCTGGCCGCCGGCCGCTACCACGACGCCGTACGGCACTTCGAGGCGGCCGGCGACTGGGACAGCGACGCGCCCGCCGACCTGGTCATGGGGGTCGTCCCCGACCTCGTCGAGGCCCTGGTCCGGGCCGACGCCCGCGACCGCGCCGCGGCCGCCACGGCCCGCTACGAACAGTGGGGCCGGCACACCACCTCGCCCGAGCAGGCCGCCCTCGCGGCCCGCTGCCGGGCGCTGCTCTCCACCGGCGGCACCGCCGAGGCGCACTTCGCGGAAAGCCTGCGCGTCGGCACCGGCTTCCCGCTGGAGCACGCCAGGACCCACCTGCTGCTCGGCGAGCACCTGCGCAGGAGCCGGCAGCGTACGCAGGCCCAGCGACACCTGCGCGGCGCGGCCGAGACGTTCCGCCGCCTCGGCGCGCTCGCCTGGGAGGACCGGGTGCTGGGGGAGCTGCGCGCCGCCGGGGAGTCGGCGCGGCCCCACGACACGGGCGCCTTGAGCACGCTCACCCCGCAGGAACTGCGCATCACCCTGGCCGTCGGCGAAGGGCTGACCAACCGGGAGATCGCCGCCCAGCTCTTCCTCAGCCCGCGAACCGTGGACTACCACCTGCGCAAGGTCTTCCAGAAAGCCGGCATCGCCTCGCGCGCCGAGCTCATGCGGCTGGTCCTCGCCGAGCGCCCGGACTGA
- a CDS encoding RidA family protein yields the protein MTSLSISPLDPAFLPQAPGDYTHGTVVTGARRMLFVSGQVPWPENGKVPEDFDTQCRTTWRNVLAVLAEAGMGVRNLAKVTIYLADRRYREANSRIRTEILKGHTPALTIIITDIYDEAWLLEIEAIALDGQPESGSPDDQAAR from the coding sequence GTGACCTCATTGTCCATTTCACCGCTCGATCCGGCGTTCTTGCCGCAAGCACCCGGTGACTACACCCACGGCACCGTGGTCACCGGGGCGCGCCGGATGCTGTTCGTCAGCGGTCAGGTGCCCTGGCCGGAGAACGGGAAGGTGCCTGAGGACTTCGACACCCAGTGCAGGACGACCTGGCGCAACGTGCTCGCCGTACTGGCCGAGGCCGGGATGGGGGTGCGCAACCTCGCCAAGGTGACCATCTACCTGGCTGATCGCCGATACCGTGAAGCGAACTCCCGTATCCGGACGGAAATCCTCAAGGGCCATACACCCGCGCTCACCATCATCATCACCGACATCTACGACGAGGCGTGGCTCCTGGAGATCGAGGCGATCGCTCTCGACGGACAGCCCGAGTCCGGTTCGCCGGACGATCAGGCGGCTCGCTAG
- a CDS encoding winged helix-turn-helix transcriptional regulator: MQRTRFDEMACSIARTLDVIGEPWSPLILRDVYVGIARFDELQRDLGISSKVLSERLKWLVGHDVLERREYSRRPPRHEYVLTQKGRELCDLLLVMVRWGDRWTAGTSGPPVLYRHHACGRIGHVELHCSACGQPMRATDVDVLPGPGAAGD, encoded by the coding sequence ATGCAGCGCACCCGGTTCGACGAGATGGCCTGCTCCATCGCCCGCACCCTGGACGTCATCGGCGAGCCCTGGTCCCCGCTGATCCTGCGGGACGTCTACGTCGGCATCGCCCGCTTCGACGAGCTCCAGCGCGACCTCGGCATCTCCAGCAAGGTGCTCAGCGAACGGCTGAAGTGGCTCGTCGGCCACGACGTCCTGGAACGCCGCGAGTACTCCCGGCGCCCGCCACGCCACGAGTACGTCCTCACCCAGAAGGGCCGGGAGCTGTGCGACCTGCTGCTGGTGATGGTTCGCTGGGGCGACCGCTGGACGGCCGGGACGTCGGGGCCGCCCGTGCTCTATCGGCACCACGCCTGCGGCCGGATCGGCCACGTGGAACTGCACTGCTCGGCCTGCGGGCAGCCGATGCGCGCCACGGACGTCGACGTCCTGCCCGGCCCCGGTGCCGCCGGGGACTAG
- a CDS encoding GNAT family N-acetyltransferase, giving the protein MERLLVDHLSHWLGGWPAVTELDIIGADVRDHPGWDGKIHPAIGVSSPEAGVLSLPPHAVTAATQLYAEHKDISILGPRIPALVGFPDRGWFTAAYRWTSHPEPLPDAGAWMAADAPGVPDWLLPFGGDVLVATDPATGEHLAGVGIKRHDAYGHELAVVTAPPARGRGLARRLVAQAARRVLDEGALPTYLHDPANRASAAVAEAAGFPDRGWLAFGATEAR; this is encoded by the coding sequence GTGGAGCGACTGCTCGTTGACCATCTGTCCCACTGGCTCGGCGGCTGGCCCGCGGTGACCGAGCTGGACATCATCGGCGCGGACGTGCGCGATCATCCCGGCTGGGACGGCAAGATCCATCCCGCGATCGGAGTTTCCAGCCCCGAGGCAGGCGTGTTGTCGCTCCCGCCACACGCCGTCACGGCCGCCACGCAGCTGTACGCCGAGCACAAGGACATCTCCATACTGGGGCCGCGGATTCCCGCCCTGGTGGGCTTCCCCGACCGCGGCTGGTTCACCGCCGCCTACCGCTGGACCAGCCACCCCGAGCCCCTGCCCGACGCCGGCGCCTGGATGGCCGCGGACGCCCCCGGCGTACCGGACTGGCTGCTGCCCTTCGGCGGGGACGTCCTGGTGGCAACGGACCCCGCGACTGGCGAGCATCTGGCCGGGGTGGGGATCAAGCGGCACGACGCCTATGGTCACGAACTGGCCGTGGTGACCGCTCCCCCGGCCCGCGGCCGGGGCCTCGCCCGCCGCCTGGTCGCCCAGGCGGCCAGACGGGTGCTGGACGAAGGCGCCCTGCCCACCTATCTGCACGACCCCGCCAACCGGGCCTCCGCCGCGGTGGCCGAAGCCGCCGGCTTCCCCGACCGGGGATGGCTCGCCTTCGGCGCCACCGAAGCCCGTTGA